Proteins from one Podospora pseudoanserina strain CBS 124.78 chromosome 1, whole genome shotgun sequence genomic window:
- a CDS encoding hypothetical protein (EggNog:ENOG503P66B; COG:S): MDPLLYARHGAESHSGHTTTNTAAASTSPDGSVGMDTHMSMMAIFQNSMSTSLFSTKWTPTNAGAYAGTCIFLIILAVIFRGLLAFKSWQELRWLDKEMNRRYVVVNGKAPLAENLSRDSLGKAAVLSENGVEENVVVVQRRTGSHARPWRLSVDPVRAAIDTVVAGVGYLLMLAVMSMNVGYFLSVLGGTFLGSLLVGRFISSTEH; encoded by the exons ATGGACCCATTACTCTACGCCCGCCACGGCGCCGAATCTCACTCgggccacaccaccaccaacaccgccgccgcatcGACAAGCCCAGATGGCTCGGTGGGCATGGACACGCACATGTCCATGATGGCCATCTTCCAAAACTCCATGTCCACCTCCCTGTTCTCGACGAAATGGACACCAACCAACGCCGGCGCCTACGCAGGCACATGCATCTTTCTCATTATTCTTGCCGTCATCTTCAGGGGGCTGCTAGCGTTCAAGTCATGGCAGGAGCTGAGGTGGTTGGATAAGGAGATGAACAGGCGGTATGTCGTGGTCAATGGAAAAGCGCCACTGGCAGAGAATCTCAGCAGGGATTCGCTAGGCAAGGCGGCGGTGCTGAGCGAGAacggggtggaggagaacgTGGTTGTTGTGCAGAGGAGGACAGGGAGCCATGCGAGGCCGTGGAGGTTGAGTGTTGATCCGGTGAGGGCCGCGATTGATACCGTCGTGGCGGGCGTGGGTTATTTACT GATGTTGGCTGTGATGTCGATGAACGTGGGGTATTTCTTGTCCGTGTTGGGAGGCACATTCTTGGGTAGTCTGCTCGTGGGCAGATTTATTTCTTCTACGGAACACTAA
- a CDS encoding hypothetical protein (EggNog:ENOG503NYSC; COG:S): MSHPESGDEEDSLSPPPNHAARREGAPNLPSVSGMYSHSDLSTVADGTSPSSGINGSSSQQSPAGGSSFYGHGSWPTPVPPGSYGYSGNNSTSGAFQRPIPFNFTSPLPQYHGRTSSSPANGGALPSVSAYQGHPPFSSSAGGGGGGGSGVNGGGGLGTNGAGGNNAGVNGSAGSLVLYGSSMPSHSQESPSPSVLALPDLAGQGQAAPQSSTNRGSPPVGSEYRSPSAPYYPTASSPQQGTFPYASQPGPSPNATGGPLPGRNPLGPLMPGMHSPIYAGSHRPHHQPPATYPPYPSMQGSMMTNLHQPNQPMVVYGHVSHPYPIHNYAGYHHPQPPLQDRPFKCDQCNHSFNRNHDLKRHSRIHLAVKPFPCDNCERTFSRKDALKRHMLVKGCLSKDKGKGKGRDRDKDKDRDNAAAPRNANAQGESPPTSDGDSSSPTALRKRQ; the protein is encoded by the exons ATGTCGCATCCTGAGTCtggcgacgaagaggatTCCCtgtcccctcctccgaacCATGCAGCAAGGAGAGAGGGAGCGCCAAATCTACCGTCAGTCAGTGGGATGTATTCTCACTCAGATCTATCAA CAGTGGCGGACGGGACTAGCCCATCATCAGGAATCAACGGCAGCAGTTCGCAGCAATCACCGGCCGGCGGTTCGTCTTTTTACGGCCACGGAAGCTGGCCTACGCCGGTGCCCCCGGGCAGCTACGGTTATTCGGGCAACAATTCCACCTCCGGGGCCTTCCAACGACCTATTCCCTTCAATTTTACCTCCCCACTCCCACAGTATCACGGGCgaacctcatcatccccagctAACGGCGGGGCCTTGCCGAGCGTCTCAGCATACCAAGGTCATCCGCCGTTCTCCAGTTCAgcaggcggcggtggtggtggcggcagTGGTGTGAACGGAGGCGGGGGGCTAGGAACCAACGGTGCTGGCGGAAACAACGCTGGTGTGAATGGGAGTGCTGGCTCTTTGGTTCTTTACGGTTCAAGCATGCCTTCCCACTCCCAGgagtcaccatcaccgtcggTTCTTGCTTTGCCCGATCTCGCAGGTCAGGGCCAGGCAGCACCTCAGTCGTCGACGAATCGAGGTTCACCGCCGGTCGGGTCAGAGTACCGTTCACCTTCGGCGCCTTACTACCCAACAGCGTCGTCGCCGCAGCAAGGGACGTTCCCTTATGCCTCCCAGCCCGGACCATCCCCGAACGCCACGGGTGGGCCTCTCCCTGGGAGAAACCCCCTAGGTCCTCTGATGCCAGGGATGCATTCTCCGATATATGCCGGATCCCATCGgcctcatcaccagccccCAGCCACGTATCCTCCGTATCCAAGCATGCAGGGCTCGATGATGACCAATTTGCATCAGCCAAACCAGCCCATGGTGGTGTATGGTCATGTTTCTCATCCGTATCCCATTCACAACTACGCGGGATaccaccacccgcaaccGCCGCTGCAAGATCGTCCTTTCAAGTGTGATCAGTGTAACCATAGCTTCAACAGAAACCATGACCTCAAGAGGCATTCAAGGATACACTTGGCCGTCAAGCCTTTTCCATGTGATAACTGCGAAAGGACCTTCTCGAGGAAGGATGCACTCAAG CGGCATATGTTGGTCAAGGGATGCCTGTCCAAGGACAAAGGCAAGGGTAAGGGCAGAGACAgggacaaggacaaggacaggGACAATGCCGCGGCTCCCAGAAATGCAAACGCTCAAGGTGAGAGCCCACCTACGAGTGACGGGGATTCCTCTAGCCCAACGGCTTTGAGGAAGAGGCAGTAG
- the ACU9 gene encoding Malate synthase, glyoxysomal (COG:H; EggNog:ENOG503NX6Q), protein MPSTESILQGVNVLGPVSESQKKILTPEALAFLALLQRSFNSTRKALLERRKIRQAELDKGALPDFLPETRHIRENPTWKGAPPAPGLVDRRVEITGPTDRKMVVNALNADVWTYMADFEDSSAPTWDNMINGQVNLYDANRRQVDFKIGNKEYKLRTDKKLPTLIVRPRGWHLEEKHVTVDGEPMSGSLFDFGLYFFHNAFQTVKMGFGPYFYLPKMESHLEARLWNDVFNLAQDYIGMPRGTIRGTVLIETILAAFEMDEIIYELRDHSSGLNCGRWDYIFSVIKKFRQNSNFVLPDRSAVTMTVPFMDAYVKLLIQTCHKRGVHAMGGMAAQIPIKDDPKANEVAMEGVRADKLREVKAGHDGTWVAHPALAGIAVDIFNKHMPTPNQLFVRREDVTIGQNDLLNMNVPGQITEAGIRKNLNIGLGYMEAWIRGVGCVPINYLMEDAATAEVSRSQLWQWVRHGVTTAEGKKVDKQYALKLLKEQTQELASKAPQGNKYGLAAQYFSGQVTGEDYADFLTSLLYNEITSAGPARAAAKL, encoded by the exons ATGCCTAGCACCGAGTCTATCCTTCAGGGCGTCAACGTCCTCGGCCCCGTTTCGGAGTCACAAAAGAAGATCCTCACACCGGAAGCTCTTGCTTTCTTGGCCCTTCTCCAGCGGTCATTCAACTCTACTCGCAAGGCTCTCCTTGAGCGCCGCAAGATCCGccaggccgagctcgacaaggGCGCTCTGCCTGACTTCCTTCCCGAGACCAGACACATTCGCGAGAACCCAACATGGAAGGGCGCGCCGCCCGCTCCCGGGCTTGTGGACCGCCGTGTGGAGATCACGGGCCCTACTGACCgcaagatggtggtgaacgCGTTGAACGCTGATGTGTGGACTTACATGGCTGATTTTGAGG ACTCCAGCGCTCCCACATGGGACAACATGATCAACGGCCAGGTCAACCTCTACGACGCCAACCGCCGCCAGGTCGACTTCAAGATCGGCAACAAGGAGTACAAGCTCCGCACTGATAAGAAGCTCCCCACCTTGATTGTCCGCCCCCGTGGCTGGcatctggaggagaagcacgTTACCGTCGACGGCGAGCCCATGTCTGGCTCTCTCTTCGACTTCGGTCTGTACTTCTTCCACAATGCCTTCCAGACCGTCAAGATGGGCTTCGGCCCTTACTTCTACCTTCCCAAGATGGAGTCTCACCTTGAGGCCCGTCTCTGGAACGATGTCTTCAACCTTGCTCAGGACTACATCGGCATGCCCAGAGGCACCATCCGCGGCACCGTCCTCATCGagaccatcctcgccgcctttgaGATGGACGAGATCATCTACGAGCTCCGCGACCACTCTTCCGGCTTGAACTGCGGCAGGTGGGATTACATCTTCTCCGTGATCAAGAAGTTCCGTCAAAACTCCAACTTTGTCCTTCCCGATCGGTCGGCCGTCACCATGACCGTTCCCTTCATGGACGCCTACGTCAAGCTCCTCATCCAGACTTGTCACAAGCGCGGTGTCCACGCCATGGGTGGCATGGCTGCCCAGATTCCCATCAAGGACGACCCCAAGGCCAACGAGGTGGCTATGGAGGGTGTCAGAGCGGACAAGCTCCGCGAGGTCAAGGCCGGCCACGACGGCACCTGGGTTGCTCACCCTGCGCTGGCGGGCATCGCGGTggacatcttcaacaagcaCATGCCCACTCCCAACCAGCTGTTTGTCAGACGGGAGGATGTCACGATTGGTCAGAATGACTTGTTGAACATGAACGTGCCGGGTCAGATCACCGAGGCGGGTATCAGGAAGAACCTGAACATTGGCCTGGGCTACATGGAGGCTTGGATTAGGGGTGTTGGGTGTGTTCCTATTAACTACTTGAT GGAGGACGCCGCCACAGCCGAGGTTTCCCGCTCCCAGCTCTGGCAGTGGGTGCGCCACGgcgtcaccaccgccgagggcaagaaggttgACAAGCAGTACgccctcaagctcctcaaggaGCAGACCCAGGAGCTCGCCAGCAAGGCTCCTCAGGGCAACAAGTATGGTCTTGCGGCCCAGTACTTTTCCGGTCAGGTCACCGGTGAGGACTATGCTGATTTCTTGACGAGCCTGCTGTACAATGAGATCACATCTGCTGGTCCGGCGAGAGCGGCTGCTAAGTTGTAa
- the FUM1 gene encoding fumarase fum1 (COG:C; EggNog:ENOG503NTY2), producing MLRSVRIAGPAARASLGLPRTASRSLSTCLKATAGACNAPISSLSTSQTANPAIRHQRTFHSSAARMSANTRTESDAFGEIQVPADKYWGAQTERSLENFKINQPQDRMPPPIVKAFGILKGAAATVNMRYGLDPEIGKAIQQAAKEVADLKLLDHFPLVVWQTGSGTQSNMNANEVISNRAIEILGGKMGSKKPVHPNDHVNRSASSNDTFPTVMHIAAVLEFENTLLPALKSLRDALQAKVEEFEAKKIIKIGRTHLQDATPLTLAQEFGGYVAQLDFGIKRVESSLPDLRLLAQGGTAVGTGINTFEGFAEAIAEEVSKMTGTEFKTAPNKFEALAAHDAIVQAHGSLNTLAASLSKIAQDIRYLGSGPRCGLGELNLPENEPGSSIMPGKVNPTQCEALTMVCAQVMGNQVACTIGGMNGQFELNVYKPLIIRNLLHSIRILADGMKSFEKNLVVGLSANEKKIASIMKESLMLVTCLNPKIGYDMASKVAKNAHKKGLTLKESAMELNALTEEEFDTLVRPELMVGPSPYKG from the exons ATGCTTCGATCGGTTCGCATTGCCGGGCCCGCAGCCCGCGCCAGCCTTGGGCTGCCGAGGACAGCCAGCCGGTCGCTGAGCACATGTCTCAAGGCGACGGCCGGTGCGTGCAACGCTCCCATTTCGTCACTTTCCACCAGCCAaaccgccaaccccgccatccgcCACCAGAGAACCTTCCACAGTAGTGCCGCGAGAATGTCGGCCAACACCAGAACCGAGAGCGATGCCTTTGGCGAGATCCAGGTCCCGGCTGACAAGTACTGGGGCGCTCAGACTGAGCGTTCCCTCGAGAACTTCAAGATCAACCAGCCCCAGGACCGCATGCCCCCCCCTATCGTCAAGGCGTTTGGTATCCTCAAGGGTGCTGCGGCGACGGTGAACATGCGCTATGGCCTTG ATCCTGAGATCGGCAAGGCCATTCAGCAGGCCGCGAAGGAGGTTGCTGacctcaagctcctcgaccACTTCCCCCTCGTCGTCTGGCAGACCGGCTCCGGCACCCAGTCCAACATGAACGCCAACGAGGTCATCAGCAACAGAGCCATCGAGATTCTGGGCGGCAAGATGGGCTCCAAGAAGCCTGTGCACCCCAACGACCACGTCAACCGCTCGGCTTCGTCCAACGACACCTTCCCCACCGTCATGCACATTGCTGCTGTGCTCGAGTTTGagaacaccctcctccctgcGCTCAAGAGCCTTCGCGATGCGCTCCaggccaaggttgaggagtttgaggccaagaagatcaTCAAGATTGGCCGCACCCATCTCCAGGATGCCACTCCCCTGACCCTCGCTCAGGAGTTCGGCGGCTATGTTGCCCAGCTCGACTTCGGCATCAAGCGCGTCGAGtcttccctccccgacctccgcctcctcgcccaggGCGGCACCGCCGTCGGCACCGGCATCAACACCTTCGAGGGCTTCGCCGAGGCCATCGCCGAGGAGGTTTCCAAGATGACCGGCACCGAGTTCAAGACTGCCCCCAACAAGTTCGAGGCGCTCGCTGCCCACGACGCCATCGTCCAGGCCCACGGCagcctcaacaccctcgctGCCTCGCTCAGCAAGATTGCTCAGGACATCCGCTACCTCGGCAGCGGTCCCCGTTGCGGTCTCGGCGAGCTCAACCTCCCTGAGAACGAGCCCGGTTCGTCCATCATGCCCGGCAAGGTCAACCCCACCCAGTGTGAGGCCCTCACCATGGTCTGCGCTCAGGTTATGGGTAACCAGGTTGCTTGCACCATCGGCGGCATGAACGGCCAGTTCGAGCTCAACGTGTACAAGCCCCTGATTATCCGCAACCTCCTTCACAGCATCCGCATCCTGGCCGACGGCATGAAGAGCTTTGAGAAGAACCTGGTTGTCGGCCTCTCTGCcaacgagaagaagattgcCAGCATCATGAAGGAGTC CCTCATGTTGGTTACCTGCCTCAACCCCAAGATTGGCTACGACATGGCGAGCAAGGTCGCCAAGAACGCCCACAAGAAGGGCCTGACCCTCAAGGAGTCCGCCATGGAGCTCAACGCCctcaccgaggaggagtttgacaCCCTCGTCAGACCCGAGCTCATGGTTGGCCCTTCCCCCTACAAGGGTTAA
- the GIN4 gene encoding serine/threonine-protein kinase gin4 (EggNog:ENOG503NW2V; COG:D): protein MDRHSNSRHGRQPLADTTKRVNNTTVVSTARSHHKGNDENYVLRSKKVVRGSSTSVVAGTSHQVERQTKGTSDRPVAVERPAPVNQHLSAVSQEVDLEAARRISQFSNVSSNASTTRQLKTHIGPWQLGKTLGKGTSARVRLARHRVTGQLVAIKILSKSTAFINQSGSLANLDRLEYRTTQTDAEGGLRRMPIAIEREIAVLKLIEHPNIIKLLDIWENRSEIYMVTEFVEKGDMFEFIRSVGALREWEVVFYFRQIMSALDYCHSLNICHRDLKPENILLHSSGQVKIADFGMAALQQSQHHQLTTACGSPHYAAPELLRHQAYKGSAVDIWSMGVILFVMLAGYLPFDDDDLGVMIQKAKRAEYRMPPHLSREAQDLIRRMLVPQPANRITMAQMWQHPLILKYPDIPQCFEWEQRQQSGLQKRNVSPIPEAEVDIQILRQLKALWHAYPEAELKLKLAQEKPNDQKLFYHLLYNHREVQLENYNNNVPISKSDYHHLKPPNWGKRISTCEFTQPGRYGQKRAVTKFTVISNVPGKADKDETGTIRSYDPYNASRVFHSVPYASHAKIIIHRNGSQDGIGRSPTTVSHSYRSYRSKGGSVRHQLRTPSQRTATTAGRLRTPRGSMGSIHSHHSTPRVRVSSRLSRRGVDFSAVRKGQKYQGSRHGSVAAPASIAGDNTTYDRDAYSPRKATKTPRPTTTVSMADVNNKKERVLWGEELKQFHTSIARDIDEAFGSSLLVSAPSETLLQSREGSHLSFSLADSSFAQMSQSSLAGPRSFASNQREYSRPLPPVPSRPTVSPLSIRKQSLEVAPVTHKVSLLDPGSSIHLPDRRVVSDPIHNRSVKTVNPLPSIYESSPEAVPAETPARVKNRGLDYLSRAENTIRVVNSPTAVEGGDPAAVPRPLNVRKLSLHPTKNERPTAVQESRRHASYSGHQPTRSVDNTENGVGAQPKNRVSSWFKRASKDGNSPAVTPTTGTFPQHGEEYAGSEASGPSRPVSYSIDEPVASRAQKKKAFGLSFWKSNKDGPKMSIGDSEFEDVHVHEDGRSQKRSKEKHNSMAAQSVWSESDGGGRKIEVQQNWLARLFRVKPAMRYLCFAIPKRRARQEMAILLRDWRQYGIKDIEVDKERNIIFARVAAKNYLNLKEVSFAIELMTVIEHGKRNQLCIARFTQEKGAASSFHKVVEAISTAFDNRALMVTDKRKISMMIKTLNS from the exons ATGGATAGGCACAGCAACTCGCGACATGGCCGCCAGCCGCTCGCTGACACGACCAAGCGAGTCAACAATACAACAGTCGTCAGCACGGCGCGTTCCCATCACAAAGGCAATGATGAGAATTACGTATTGAGGTCCAAGAAGGTTGTCAGAGGCTCGTCAACATCTGTTGTCGCCGGTACAAGTCATCAAGTCGAGCGTCAGACGAAAGGCACATCAGATCGACCAGTTGCAGTAGAACGCCCTGCGCCAGTCAATCAGCATCTTTCAGCTGTTTCTCAGGAAGTCGACCTCGAAGCCGCCCGGCGCATCTCTCAGTTTTCCAATGTTTCTTCTAATGCCTCCACCACAAGACAGCTCAAGACACACATTGGACCTTGGCAGCTGGGCAAGACATTAGGCAAGGGGACTTCGGCGCGTGTTCGTCTCGCACGTCACCGTGTTACTGGCCAATTGGTGGCCATCAAGATTTTGTCCAAAAGTACTGCCTTCATCAACCAGTCGGGTAGTCTGGCGAATCTTGACCGGCTCGAATATCGAACTACCCAAACCGATGCGGAAGGCGGTCTTCGTCGAATGCCGATAGCTATCGAGCGCGAAATTGCCGTCCTTAAGCTCATCGAGCATCCAAACATTATCAAACTGCTTGACATTTGGGAGAACAGGTCGGAGAT CTACATGGTCACCGAATTTGTTGAAAAAGGCGACATGTTCGAGTTTATCCGCTCCGTTGGTGCTCTACGTGAATGGGAGGTCGTCTTTTACTTCCGCCAGATCATGAGTGCGCTGGATTACTGCCATTCATTGAACATCTGCCACCGAGATCTCAAGCCGGAGAACATTCTGCTTCACAGCAGTGGTCAGGTCAAAATTGCAGACTTTGGGATGGCGGCTTTGCAACAAAGCCAACACCATCAGCTTACAACGGCCTGTGGAAGTCCTCACTATGCGGCTCCCGAGTTGCTTCGACACCAGGCCTACAAAGGCTCAGCGGTCGACATTTGGAGCATGGGCGTCATCCTGTTCGTCATGCTTGCTGGCTATTTGCCGtttgatgacgacgaccttGGTGTCATGATTCAAAAGGCCAAACGCGCCGAGTACCGCATGCCCCCGCATTTGAGCAGGGAAGCTCAGGATCTGATCCGGAGGATGCTGGTGCCCCAGCCTGCGAACCGTATCACCATGGCCCAGATGTGGCAACACCCGCTCATCCTCAAGTACCCCGATATTCCACAATGCTTCGAGTGGGAACAGCGCCAGCAATCAGGTTTGCAGAAACGCAATGTCTCGCCCATCCctgaggcggaggtggacATTCAGATTCTGAGACAGCTCAAGGCGCTCTGGCACGCGTACCCCGAAGCtgagctcaagctcaagtTGGCCCAGGAAAA ACCGAACGACCAGAAACTGTTCTATCACCTACTCTATAATCACCGTGAAGTCCAGTTGGAgaactacaacaacaacgtaCCCATCTCGAAGAGCGATTATCATCACCTCAAGCCTCCCAACTGGGGCAAACGCATCTCCACTTGCGAGTTTACCCAGCCAGGGCGATACGGTCAGAAACGAGCAGTGACAAAGTTCACAGTCATCTCGAATGTGCCGGGGAAAGCAGACAAGGACGAAACGGGCACAATACGCAGCTATGATCCTTACAATGCGTCCCGGGTGTTCCATTCTGTCCCGTACGCCAGTCACGCCAAGATTATAATTCACCGCAATGGCTCTCAGGATGGCATCGGACGTTCTCCCACCACTGTCTCGCACTCGTATCGTTCATACAGGTCCAAGGGTGGTTCGGTGCGACACCAGCTTCGAACCCCTTCGCAACGGACCGCGACAACAGCCGGTCGTCTGCGAACCCCTCGGGGCTCCATGGGCTCAATTCATAGCCACCACAGCACCCCGAGAGTTCGTGTCAGCAGCAGGCTCTCCAGGCGTGGGGTTGACTTCTCAGCAGTCCGCAAAGGTCAGAAGTATCAGGGAAGCCGACATGGTTCTGTGGCTGCCCCAGCTAGCATTGCGGGCGACAATACGACATACGACCGCGATGCCTACTCGCCACGGAAAGCCACCAAGACCCCAAGGCCTACGACCACCGTGTCTATGGCTgatgtcaacaacaagaaggagagggtgcttTGGGGCGAGGAACTCAAACAGTTTCATACCTCGATTGCCCGAGACATTGACGAAGCCTTCGGTAGCTCACTCCTCGTGTCAGCGCCCAGCGAGACGTTACTTCAGAGCCGTGAAGGGAGCCACTTGAGCTTTTCTTTGGCTGACTCGTCTTTTGCGCAAATGTCGCAGTCGTCGCTTGCTGGTCCGCGCTCGTTTGCGAGTAACCAGCGAGAGTATAGCAGACCATTGCCTCCAGTTCCGTCCCGACCCACCGTCTCTCCTCTGTCAATCCGCAAGCAGAGTCTGGAGGTTGCGCCTGTAACGCATAAAGTCTCACTCCTTGACCCTGGCTCAAGCATTCATCTTCCTGATCGTCGGGTGGTGTCAGATCCGATTCACAACCGCTCAGTGAAGACAGTCAACCCGCTTCCATCTATTTATGAGAGCAGCCCGGAGGCTGTCCCTGCGGAAACCCCAGCTCGTGTTAAGAACAGAGGGCTGGATTATTTGTCCCGGGCTGAGAACACCATTCGGGTGGTGAACTCGCCAACGGCGGTAGAAGGTGGCGATCCGGCTGCGGTTCCGCGGCCGCTCAACGTCCGCAAGCTATCTCTCCATCCAACCAAGAACGAACGCCCTACCGCTGTTCAGGAGTCACGAAGACATGCATCCTACTCGGGTCATCAACCGACCCGCTCGGTTGACAATACAGAGAATGGCGTTGGTGCGCAGCCCAAGAACAGGGTGTCATCTTGGTTCAAACGCGCCTCCAAGGATGGAAACAGCCCCGCCGTTACCCCCACCACCGGGACGTTCCCCCAGCACGGCGAGGAATACGCCGGTTCGGAGGCTAGCGGGCCCAGCAGGCCTGTCTCGTATTCCATCGACGAGCCTGTGGCATCGCGCGctcagaagaagaaggcgttTGGTTTGTCGTTCTGGAAGAGCAACAAGGATGGGCCGAAGATGTCTATTGGAg ATTCCGAGTTTGAAGATGTGCACGTCCACGAAGACGGCAGGTCTCAGAAGAGATCTAAGGAGAAGCACAACAGTATGGCCGCTCAAAGTGTCTGGTCTGAGAGCGATGGGGGTGGCCGTAAGATTGAGGTGCAGCAAAACTGGCTGGCACGGCTATTCAGGGTCAAGCCGGCCATGCGATATCTTTGCTTTGCCATCCCCAAGCGGCGCGCGCGTCAGGAGATGGCGATCTTGCTTCGTGACTGGCGCCAGTATGGCATCAAGGATATCGAGGTTGACAAGGAGCGCAACATCATCTTTGCCCGTGTCGCTGCCAAGAACT atctcaacctcaaggaAGTATCTTTTGCCATCGAGCTCATGACCGTCATTGAGCACGGGAAGCGAAACCAGCTCTGCATTGCTCGGTTCACACAGGAGAAGGGCGCCGCCAGCAGCTTCcacaaggtggtggaggccaTCAGCACTGCTTTCGATAACCGGGCTCTCATGGTTACCGACAAGCGGAAGATCAGTATGATGATCAAGACGCTCAACTCCTAA